One segment of Vibrio gazogenes DNA contains the following:
- a CDS encoding Maf family protein: protein MSHYQLILASTSKYRRQLLEKIAIPFLSIAPECDETPLTDESPQALVQRLARQKAQSCPQKQPSLVIGSDQVCVVQGQIVGKPQTKEHAIQQLMAQSGDKITFYTGLAVYNNVTGTTQCIVDQFHVHFRQLTHSQIERYVEMEQPLDCAGSFKSEGLGIALFKRLEGDDPNALVGLPLIKLIDLLEAEGMTVL, encoded by the coding sequence ATGAGCCATTACCAACTTATTTTAGCTTCTACCTCCAAATATCGGCGCCAGTTGTTGGAAAAAATAGCCATCCCCTTTCTTTCTATCGCCCCGGAGTGTGATGAAACACCATTGACTGATGAATCACCACAAGCACTGGTTCAACGTTTAGCACGACAAAAAGCACAAAGCTGTCCTCAAAAACAACCGAGTCTGGTCATCGGCTCAGACCAAGTGTGTGTTGTGCAAGGGCAAATCGTCGGGAAACCACAGACTAAAGAACACGCGATTCAGCAATTGATGGCACAATCTGGGGATAAAATCACCTTTTATACGGGGCTTGCGGTATACAACAATGTCACCGGGACAACCCAATGTATTGTTGATCAATTCCATGTCCACTTCCGGCAATTAACGCACAGTCAGATTGAACGTTATGTTGAAATGGAACAACCGCTTGACTGTGCCGGTAGTTTCAAAAGCGAAGGTCTGGGTATTGCTTTATTTAAGCGCTTGGAAGGCGACGATCCCAACGCACTGGTGGGATTACCTCTGATCAAACTCATCGACTTACTTGAAGCGGAAGGCATGACGGTGCTATGA
- the rne gene encoding ribonuclease E, translating to MKRMLINATQKEELRVALVDGQRLFDLDIESPGHESKKANIYKGKITRVEPSLEAAFVDYGAERHGFLPLKEVAKEYFPAGYTYQGRPSIKEVLKEGQEVIVQIEKEERGSKGAALTTFVSLAGSYLVLMPNNPRAGGISRRIEGTERTELKEALSTLELPQGMGLIVRTAGVGKSAEELEWDLNVLLNHWGAIKQASDSNPAPFLIHQESNVIARAIRDYLRRDIGEILIDSNTIYERALEHIRLVRPDFVNRVKKYEGEVPLFSHYQIESQIESAFQREVRLPSGGSIVIDPTEALTSIDINSARATKGGDIEETALNTNLEAAEEIARQLRLRDLGGLVVIDFIDMTPVRHQREVENKLREAVRVDRARVQIGRISRFGLLEMSRQRLSPSLAEASHHICPRCSGTGVVRDNESLALSVLRLIEEEALKDNTSQVLAVVPVPIASYLLNEKRRSINHIERIQDAKITIVPNSDMETPHFEVIRVREGEEQEMLSYLVPKRMDSIREAENKDVVEPEVKQRRVEEPVLKGFAAPTTSAPQPKAPQAPAQDQDTQKKSEPKEPTQPGLFSRFMKGLTNLFSGSESAQPEKSVTETEKPEQEQRTENRKPRRSRERNSEQRRRPRQQSQDSNKSKSDNADSAEVKQQTSDEKKPTKSQPRKPKQEKQDKRGNKDKNSATKLAEEGQKIAQDAQSEAKKDPRDTQEKAVVEKERRQRRKLTKQVRLQSQSADETLVSHERVSEQDALNQDVTPVTVNEQPSASPVQPSSEEMQQHQTSNNNDANENANTEEPKQRRSRRSPRHLRANGQRRRRGRERRPNPFRLRKGGVASPEMAMGKVMPSYGLMKKSTPQTQTVKPEQSLAQPEAPEQLSGVAFPEMAMGKVIIRSATESTTPEIATSENAPKVTTENTASETVSVPEVANVVTQDADQTSSETVTITATSTGDTQPSPAPVETEITSEITAEPAEQQEVPENNSSREMPEQTQESVEQPVQPVPASVIAVKGHAFSPMTKAPGSGELIQVLLEAAPLREQRYPLKGAGSHAATDHASSAMAKPLPLS from the coding sequence ATGAAAAGAATGTTAATTAACGCAACTCAAAAAGAAGAGTTGCGTGTCGCGCTGGTCGATGGTCAGCGACTTTTCGATCTGGATATAGAAAGTCCTGGACACGAATCAAAAAAAGCTAATATTTACAAAGGAAAAATCACCAGAGTTGAGCCAAGTTTGGAAGCAGCATTTGTTGATTATGGTGCTGAAAGACACGGTTTCCTTCCTCTCAAAGAAGTGGCGAAAGAATATTTCCCAGCCGGATACACTTATCAAGGACGTCCTAGTATTAAGGAAGTTCTGAAAGAAGGTCAGGAAGTCATCGTTCAAATCGAGAAGGAAGAACGCGGTAGTAAAGGTGCTGCACTGACAACATTTGTCTCTCTGGCTGGTAGTTATTTGGTTCTGATGCCGAATAATCCTCGTGCCGGTGGGATTTCCCGTCGTATCGAAGGCACAGAAAGAACTGAGTTGAAAGAAGCACTCAGTACACTCGAACTTCCTCAAGGTATGGGCCTGATTGTCCGTACCGCAGGTGTGGGCAAAAGTGCTGAAGAGTTAGAATGGGATTTAAATGTTCTGCTCAATCACTGGGGTGCGATTAAACAGGCTTCCGACTCTAATCCTGCACCCTTTCTGATCCATCAGGAAAGTAATGTTATTGCACGTGCAATTCGCGATTATCTACGTCGTGATATAGGCGAAATCTTGATCGATAGCAATACCATTTACGAACGTGCACTAGAACATATTCGCCTCGTACGTCCCGACTTTGTTAATCGGGTGAAGAAGTATGAAGGTGAAGTGCCGCTATTCAGTCATTATCAAATCGAAAGCCAAATCGAATCCGCATTCCAGCGTGAAGTCCGTTTACCTTCCGGTGGCTCGATAGTTATCGATCCGACAGAAGCACTCACATCTATCGATATCAACTCTGCTCGTGCAACTAAGGGTGGCGATATCGAAGAGACAGCGCTGAATACCAATCTGGAAGCTGCTGAAGAAATCGCCCGTCAACTTCGATTACGAGATTTAGGTGGCCTTGTGGTCATCGACTTCATTGATATGACGCCGGTTCGTCATCAACGTGAAGTTGAGAATAAACTTCGAGAAGCCGTTCGTGTAGACCGTGCCCGAGTTCAGATTGGTCGCATCTCCAGATTCGGACTACTTGAAATGTCCAGACAACGCCTGAGTCCTTCTCTGGCAGAGGCAAGTCACCATATTTGTCCTCGTTGTTCTGGGACAGGCGTTGTTCGGGATAACGAATCTCTTGCACTCTCTGTGCTGCGATTGATTGAAGAAGAAGCACTGAAAGATAATACCTCACAGGTACTTGCAGTTGTTCCTGTACCGATTGCATCTTATTTATTGAATGAGAAACGTCGCTCGATCAATCACATCGAGCGAATTCAAGATGCCAAAATCACCATCGTGCCGAATTCTGATATGGAAACACCTCATTTTGAGGTCATCCGAGTCAGAGAAGGTGAAGAACAGGAAATGCTGTCTTACCTCGTACCAAAACGAATGGACAGCATTCGTGAGGCTGAAAATAAAGATGTTGTCGAACCTGAAGTGAAACAGCGACGAGTCGAAGAGCCTGTATTAAAAGGATTTGCTGCGCCAACGACATCAGCGCCTCAACCTAAAGCGCCTCAGGCTCCAGCCCAAGATCAAGACACACAGAAGAAAAGTGAACCGAAAGAACCAACACAACCGGGGCTGTTCAGTCGCTTTATGAAAGGCTTGACGAACCTGTTCTCCGGTTCGGAGTCGGCCCAGCCAGAAAAATCGGTCACTGAGACAGAAAAACCAGAACAGGAACAACGTACAGAGAACAGAAAACCTCGTCGTTCCCGTGAACGCAATTCTGAGCAACGTAGACGTCCACGTCAGCAATCTCAGGATAGCAACAAGTCCAAATCAGATAATGCGGACTCAGCAGAAGTAAAACAGCAAACTTCTGATGAGAAGAAACCGACGAAGTCTCAGCCTCGTAAACCAAAACAGGAAAAGCAGGATAAGCGCGGGAATAAAGATAAAAATTCTGCGACCAAGTTAGCCGAGGAAGGACAAAAAATTGCTCAGGATGCACAATCCGAAGCGAAGAAAGACCCGCGGGATACTCAAGAAAAAGCAGTGGTCGAGAAAGAGCGTCGCCAACGCCGCAAACTAACCAAACAGGTTCGTCTTCAGTCTCAATCGGCTGACGAAACGTTGGTAAGTCATGAGCGTGTGTCTGAACAGGATGCGTTGAACCAAGACGTTACCCCGGTGACTGTTAACGAACAGCCATCAGCATCACCTGTGCAGCCATCATCGGAAGAGATGCAACAGCATCAGACCTCGAATAATAATGATGCGAATGAAAACGCGAATACCGAAGAGCCTAAACAGCGCCGGAGTCGCCGTTCACCTCGCCATTTACGTGCAAATGGACAACGCCGTCGCAGAGGAAGAGAACGCAGACCAAACCCATTCCGCTTACGGAAAGGCGGTGTTGCATCTCCGGAAATGGCGATGGGCAAAGTGATGCCAAGCTACGGTTTGATGAAGAAATCCACACCACAGACGCAAACGGTTAAACCCGAGCAATCACTGGCTCAGCCGGAAGCACCGGAACAACTCAGCGGCGTTGCATTCCCAGAAATGGCAATGGGTAAAGTGATCATTCGTTCCGCGACTGAATCCACAACACCGGAAATTGCTACATCAGAGAATGCACCGAAAGTGACAACAGAGAACACCGCTTCTGAAACTGTCAGTGTTCCTGAAGTCGCGAATGTTGTGACTCAAGATGCGGATCAAACTTCAAGCGAAACCGTAACCATAACGGCAACAAGCACAGGCGATACACAACCATCCCCTGCGCCAGTTGAAACGGAAATCACCAGTGAAATCACTGCTGAACCAGCAGAACAGCAAGAAGTTCCGGAGAATAATAGCTCTCGTGAAATGCCAGAACAAACTCAGGAAAGCGTAGAGCAACCTGTACAGCCAGTACCAGCAAGCGTCATAGCAGTGAAAGGCCATGCATTTTCACCAATGACAAAAGCTCCCGGAAGCGGCGAACTCATACAGGTTCTTCTTGAAGCAGCACCTTTGCGAGAACAACGCTATCCATTAAAAGGCGCTGGTAGTCATGCTGCAACCGACCATGCAAGTTCGGCAATGGCAAAACCACTACCGTTATCCTGA
- the plsX gene encoding phosphate acyltransferase PlsX, translating to MQYYTVALDAMGGDFGPRVTVPAAVQALSRFPALKVILVGDRNAITFQLSQLGYSDSSRVSIVHSDQVISNSEKPSLALRRFMHSSMGMAIDLVTEQVADACVSAGNTGALMALSRFRLKLLPGIDRPALISALPTVSGKRLWMLDLGANVSCDADSLFQFAVMGSALAEVHLGHKARVAVLNVGEEDIKGNDFVRRCADMLRQTQSIHFIGNVEGNQIFNDLTDVVVCDGFVGNVCLKSCEGTAQLFIDQLRNKMFGSSIKGWIARKLFSELFIGLKNLNPDHYNGASLLGLRGIVVKSHGSADISAFANAIGEAVHEIKEQVPSRISERLEAVLLERHY from the coding sequence TTGCAATATTATACCGTTGCACTTGATGCAATGGGCGGGGACTTCGGACCTCGCGTAACAGTGCCTGCCGCCGTGCAGGCACTGTCGCGTTTCCCAGCGCTAAAAGTGATTTTGGTCGGTGATCGGAACGCAATCACCTTTCAATTGTCTCAGTTAGGTTACTCTGACAGCTCACGCGTGAGCATTGTTCATAGTGATCAAGTCATTTCGAATTCAGAAAAACCTTCTCTTGCTCTGCGACGTTTTATGCATAGCTCTATGGGAATGGCGATAGACTTGGTGACAGAGCAAGTTGCTGATGCATGTGTCAGTGCAGGGAACACTGGCGCGCTGATGGCACTTTCACGCTTTCGTTTGAAGTTGCTTCCCGGGATTGATCGACCTGCGTTGATTTCCGCGCTTCCGACAGTGTCAGGAAAGCGTTTGTGGATGTTGGACTTAGGCGCAAATGTTTCCTGTGATGCTGATTCTCTATTTCAGTTTGCTGTTATGGGAAGTGCTTTGGCAGAAGTGCATTTGGGACATAAGGCGCGAGTTGCTGTCTTGAATGTTGGTGAAGAAGACATTAAAGGTAATGATTTTGTCAGACGATGCGCTGATATGCTAAGACAAACACAGTCAATCCATTTTATTGGTAATGTTGAAGGCAATCAAATATTCAACGATCTGACCGATGTTGTGGTTTGTGATGGTTTTGTTGGCAATGTCTGTTTGAAAAGCTGTGAGGGGACGGCCCAGCTATTTATTGATCAGCTAAGAAATAAAATGTTTGGTTCATCAATAAAGGGTTGGATCGCAAGAAAATTATTTTCTGAGCTATTTATTGGATTAAAAAACCTGAACCCCGACCACTATAACGGAGCAAGTTTGTTAGGATTGCGTGGCATTGTGGTGAAAAGTCACGGTAGTGCTGATATATCCGCTTTCGCCAATGCGATAGGAGAAGCGGTACACGAAATTAAAGAGCAAGTACCCAGTCGTATTAGCGAACGATTAGAAGCAGTTTTACTCGAGAGGCATTATTAG
- the fabD gene encoding ACP S-malonyltransferase gives MSKFAIVFPGQGSQTVGMLAELGEQYDVVQQTFAEASDALGYDLWSLVRNGPAEDLNQTFRTQPALLAASVAIWRVWQSLGLEMPTILAGHSLGEYSALVCAGVIDFNQAIKLVELRGQLMQEAVPAGSGAMFAIIGLDDNAIANACIEAANGQIVSPVNFNSPGQVVIAGEKDAVQRAGELCKEAGAKRALPLPVSVPSHCALMKPAADKLAETLKAMTFNSPEIPVINNVDVIAESDPEKIKDALVRQLYNPVRWTETVQKMHDQGIEKLFEVGPGKVLTGLTKRIVKTLAAEAVNDTASLNSVQSS, from the coding sequence ATGAGCAAATTTGCTATTGTGTTTCCCGGTCAAGGTTCACAAACGGTTGGGATGCTTGCCGAACTGGGTGAGCAATATGATGTGGTTCAACAGACATTTGCTGAAGCATCTGATGCCTTGGGATATGACCTATGGTCACTGGTGCGAAATGGACCGGCCGAAGACCTGAATCAAACTTTTCGGACTCAACCTGCATTGCTTGCTGCTTCGGTTGCAATCTGGCGGGTGTGGCAATCTTTGGGATTAGAGATGCCAACAATATTGGCCGGACATAGTCTTGGTGAATATTCTGCTTTGGTTTGTGCTGGTGTGATTGATTTTAACCAAGCAATCAAATTAGTTGAATTACGTGGTCAGCTGATGCAGGAAGCTGTTCCTGCCGGCAGTGGTGCGATGTTTGCTATCATTGGTCTCGACGATAATGCTATTGCGAATGCATGTATCGAGGCTGCAAATGGACAGATTGTATCTCCGGTAAACTTTAACTCTCCGGGACAAGTCGTGATTGCCGGTGAAAAAGATGCCGTGCAACGGGCAGGTGAACTTTGTAAAGAAGCGGGTGCGAAGCGTGCTCTGCCATTACCAGTCTCAGTACCGTCTCACTGTGCATTGATGAAGCCAGCAGCGGACAAGCTTGCTGAGACATTGAAAGCGATGACATTCAATTCACCTGAAATCCCAGTGATTAATAATGTTGATGTGATTGCTGAAAGCGATCCGGAAAAGATCAAAGATGCGCTTGTTCGTCAATTGTATAATCCAGTTCGGTGGACTGAAACTGTACAAAAAATGCATGATCAAGGTATTGAAAAATTATTTGAAGTGGGGCCGGGAAAAGTTCTGACGGGCCTGACAAAACGAATTGTTAAAACACTGGCTGCAGAGGCAGTAAATGATACTGCTTCATTGAATTCAGTTCAGTCATCATAG
- a CDS encoding beta-ketoacyl-ACP synthase III — translation MYSKILGTGSYLPSQVRTNADLEKMVETSDEWIVTRTGIKERRVAAEDETVADMAYLASVKALEMSAVSKDDIDMIIVATTSGSHSFPSSACQVQAQLGIKGCPAFDIAAACSGFMFALSVADQHIKSGMCKNILVIGSDVLSKTCDPTDRSTIILFGDGAGAVVLGRSETPGILSTHIYSDGEYGSLLSLETPQSGGDSDKWVYMAGNEVFKVAVNQLSQLVKDTLAANQMDKAELDWLVPHQANLRIISATARKLSMSMDQVVVTLDRHGNTSAASVPTALDEAVRDGRIQRGQTLLLEAFGGGFAWGSALVVF, via the coding sequence ATGTATAGCAAAATATTAGGTACAGGCAGCTACCTGCCATCTCAGGTGCGAACTAACGCAGATTTAGAGAAAATGGTAGAAACGAGTGATGAGTGGATTGTTACACGCACAGGAATCAAAGAACGGCGTGTTGCTGCAGAAGATGAAACGGTAGCCGACATGGCTTATTTGGCGTCGGTAAAGGCGTTGGAGATGTCAGCTGTTTCTAAAGATGATATCGATATGATTATCGTTGCGACCACCAGTGGTAGTCATTCATTTCCTTCATCAGCTTGTCAGGTTCAGGCACAGCTTGGTATCAAAGGATGCCCGGCTTTTGATATAGCGGCAGCCTGTTCAGGGTTTATGTTTGCTCTGTCAGTGGCCGATCAACATATCAAGTCAGGGATGTGTAAAAACATTCTTGTCATTGGTTCTGATGTATTATCAAAAACCTGTGATCCGACTGATCGTTCAACCATTATTCTTTTTGGTGATGGGGCTGGTGCTGTTGTGCTTGGTCGCAGTGAAACGCCCGGAATTCTATCAACTCACATTTATTCCGATGGTGAGTATGGCTCGCTGTTGTCTTTGGAAACGCCACAATCTGGCGGTGATTCTGATAAATGGGTCTATATGGCTGGAAATGAAGTCTTTAAAGTGGCAGTGAATCAATTGTCGCAGCTTGTTAAAGATACATTGGCAGCAAATCAAATGGATAAAGCGGAACTGGATTGGTTGGTTCCTCATCAAGCCAATCTGAGAATTATCTCTGCAACGGCACGAAAGCTTTCCATGTCGATGGACCAGGTTGTTGTGACTTTAGACCGGCATGGCAACACATCAGCGGCCTCAGTACCCACTGCTTTAGATGAAGCTGTTCGGGATGGTCGCATCCAACGTGGTCAGACACTATTGTTGGAAGCTTTTGGCGGTGGTTTTGCGTGGGGTTCTGCACTCGTCGTATTTTAA
- a CDS encoding SulP family inorganic anion transporter, translated as MLEFPNQSTYSIKNDVLSGLTVALALVPEAVAFAFVAGVDPMVGLYAAFIVGLITAIFGGRPGMISGATGAMAVVMVSLVSEHGISYLFAAILLAGILQISAGIFKLGKFIRIVPHPVMIGFVNGLAIVIFLAQLGQFKVPSLNGVMTWLPYDQMLLMLGLVALTMAIIFFLPKITTAIPSSLAAIIVVTLLVQGLGLETRTVVDFLRTMSGNDSATLAGTLPSFSVPDVPFTFETLKIILPYSIILAAVGLIESLLTLTVLDEMTNSRGQSNRECMGQGLANITCSFFGAMGGCAMIGQSMINVNSGGRGRLSGVVAAVMLLCFILFTSSLIEMIPLAALVGVMFMVVIGTFEWATFKLARRVPKKDFFVIVLVTIVTVFTDLAIAVAVGVITSALMFAWDHAKHIYATSHTNEDGSKEYKIHGPIFFGSVANFLELFDAHKDPKHVIVDFGQSRVTDHSAIDAIETLAERYAAVGKTLHLRHLSQDCRKLLHKASSLIETNVKEDPTYKVATDVLAG; from the coding sequence ATGCTTGAATTCCCAAATCAATCAACATATTCAATTAAAAATGATGTCCTTTCCGGACTCACCGTCGCACTGGCATTGGTCCCTGAGGCCGTTGCTTTTGCATTTGTTGCAGGTGTTGACCCGATGGTCGGTCTTTATGCCGCATTCATTGTCGGTTTAATCACTGCTATTTTTGGCGGCCGTCCAGGGATGATTTCAGGTGCGACTGGTGCAATGGCTGTCGTCATGGTTAGTCTGGTCTCAGAACACGGCATCTCTTATTTGTTTGCCGCCATTCTATTGGCAGGCATTCTCCAAATCAGTGCTGGTATATTCAAACTCGGAAAATTTATCCGAATTGTGCCCCATCCTGTCATGATCGGTTTCGTCAACGGACTTGCTATCGTTATCTTCCTCGCTCAGCTAGGACAGTTCAAAGTCCCATCGTTGAATGGCGTGATGACTTGGCTACCTTATGATCAGATGTTACTCATGTTAGGCCTTGTCGCTTTAACCATGGCAATTATCTTTTTCCTACCGAAGATAACAACTGCGATCCCCTCCTCTCTGGCGGCTATCATTGTCGTCACTTTACTGGTTCAGGGACTCGGTCTAGAAACTCGTACCGTCGTTGACTTTCTACGCACCATGTCCGGGAATGATTCGGCAACGCTTGCAGGGACTCTCCCTTCATTCTCCGTACCGGATGTACCTTTTACATTTGAAACACTAAAAATTATTCTGCCCTATTCTATCATCTTAGCGGCCGTCGGATTGATTGAGTCTTTGCTGACACTGACCGTACTGGATGAAATGACCAATAGCCGCGGTCAGTCAAACCGTGAATGTATGGGCCAAGGTCTGGCAAACATCACCTGTTCATTCTTTGGTGCTATGGGCGGCTGTGCAATGATTGGTCAATCGATGATTAACGTAAACTCCGGTGGCAGAGGACGTTTGTCCGGTGTTGTGGCTGCGGTCATGCTACTATGCTTCATTTTGTTTACGTCTTCACTCATTGAGATGATTCCATTGGCTGCGCTGGTCGGTGTTATGTTTATGGTCGTGATAGGAACATTTGAATGGGCAACCTTTAAACTTGCCAGAAGAGTACCAAAGAAAGATTTCTTCGTGATTGTACTCGTGACCATTGTTACCGTATTTACCGATTTAGCGATTGCTGTTGCTGTGGGAGTCATTACATCGGCACTGATGTTTGCGTGGGATCATGCAAAACACATTTATGCAACCAGTCATACCAACGAAGACGGTTCCAAAGAGTATAAAATCCATGGCCCTATTTTCTTTGGGTCTGTGGCGAACTTTCTCGAGCTATTTGATGCGCACAAGGACCCAAAACACGTGATCGTTGATTTCGGTCAATCACGCGTCACTGATCACTCTGCCATTGATGCAATTGAAACGCTTGCCGAGCGTTATGCAGCGGTTGGGAAAACCCTTCACTTACGTCACCTGAGTCAGGATTGTCGTAAGTTGCTTCATAAAGCCAGCAGCTTGATAGAAACGAATGTGAAGGAAGACCCAACTTACAAAGTTGCAACCGACGTTCTCGCAGGGTAG
- the yceD gene encoding 23S rRNA accumulation protein YceD: protein MQKVKIPRTVDPIKAAQKRLDYDGIIQVGLFKRLEEAVEGVKCDADVSLSFGFDEQRLVVISGKASIEVDLQCQRCNEVFPHHCDVDFTYTPNLGKKSEDAPESYDLVDRNEFGEVDLIQLVEDEFIIGLPQVAMHDQSDCRVDSDNMVFGDIPDEVPEDKPNPFDVLKSLKR, encoded by the coding sequence ATGCAAAAGGTAAAAATCCCGCGAACGGTTGATCCGATAAAAGCGGCTCAGAAACGACTCGACTATGATGGTATCATTCAAGTCGGTCTTTTTAAGCGCTTAGAGGAAGCAGTCGAAGGCGTAAAATGTGACGCTGACGTCTCATTGTCATTTGGGTTTGATGAGCAGCGACTCGTTGTTATCTCTGGTAAAGCTAGCATCGAAGTTGATTTGCAGTGTCAACGTTGTAATGAGGTTTTTCCACACCATTGTGATGTGGATTTCACTTATACCCCAAATTTAGGGAAGAAAAGTGAAGATGCACCGGAATCATACGATTTGGTAGATCGGAATGAGTTCGGTGAAGTAGACCTGATTCAATTGGTTGAAGACGAGTTCATCATTGGTTTACCCCAAGTCGCGATGCATGATCAATCAGACTGTCGTGTTGATTCAGACAATATGGTATTTGGTGATATTCCTGATGAAGTTCCGGAAGATAAACCGAATCCATTTGACGTATTAAAGAGCTTGAAGCGCTAG
- the fabG gene encoding 3-oxoacyl-ACP reductase FabG, with translation MSLDGKIALVTGASRGIGRSIAELLVERGATVIGTATSDNGAVAISEYLGEKGKGFKLNVTDPDSIESVLKAIGEEFGVIDILVNNAGITRDNLLMRMKDEEWLEIMDTNLTSIYRLSKAVLRGMMKKRCGRIVNVGSVVGTMGNAGQANYSAAKAGVIGFSKSMAREVASRGITVNTVAPGFIETDMTNAMNDEQRAATLAQVPAGRLGSPREIATAVAFLASEEAAYISGETLHVNGGMYMI, from the coding sequence ATGAGTCTAGACGGTAAGATTGCATTGGTTACAGGTGCCAGCCGAGGTATTGGTCGTTCTATTGCTGAATTGCTTGTAGAACGTGGTGCAACGGTTATCGGGACTGCAACCAGTGACAATGGTGCTGTTGCAATCAGTGAGTATTTAGGTGAAAAGGGTAAAGGCTTCAAACTGAATGTCACAGATCCTGATTCTATCGAGTCAGTTCTGAAGGCTATTGGTGAAGAATTCGGGGTGATCGACATCCTCGTGAACAATGCCGGTATTACTCGTGATAACTTACTGATGCGCATGAAAGATGAAGAATGGCTAGAAATCATGGACACTAACCTGACTTCTATCTATCGTCTTTCAAAGGCTGTTTTACGTGGCATGATGAAGAAACGTTGTGGCCGTATTGTCAATGTGGGCTCTGTTGTGGGAACCATGGGGAATGCAGGGCAAGCAAACTATTCTGCTGCGAAAGCAGGTGTAATTGGTTTTAGTAAATCGATGGCTAGAGAAGTTGCTTCTCGTGGTATTACAGTCAATACTGTTGCACCTGGTTTTATCGAAACTGATATGACAAACGCTATGAATGATGAGCAAAGAGCTGCTACACTCGCTCAAGTTCCCGCAGGAAGATTAGGTTCTCCTCGTGAAATTGCAACGGCTGTTGCGTTTTTAGCTTCTGAGGAAGCAGCGTATATCAGTGGAGAAACGTTACATGTCAATGGTGGCATGTATATGATCTAA
- the rluC gene encoding 23S rRNA pseudouridine(955/2504/2580) synthase RluC: MSEIRTQVQFVNIDEDIAGQRIDNFLRNKLKDVPKSVVYRILRKGEVRVNKKRIKPEYKLQPGDVIRIPPVTLPQSDTPQEPLSTKLEKVSELEQCILFEDDALLVLNKPSGTAVHGGSGLKFGVIEALRALRPQARFLELVHRIDRDTSGILLVAKKRSALRHLQAQFRDKSVQKYYNALVMGRWEAKCRKINAPLLKNEVNSIVRVNPQGKASETRFKVIEVFSQATLIQASPVTGRTHQIRVHTQYAGHPIAWDDRYGDPRFDAYTGKLGLNRLFLHAAQIRFIHPTSGETMEIVAPMEKKLERVLAQLRS, encoded by the coding sequence ATGAGCGAAATCAGAACCCAAGTCCAGTTTGTCAATATTGATGAAGATATAGCCGGCCAGCGAATTGATAACTTCCTGCGTAATAAATTGAAAGATGTTCCGAAGAGTGTCGTTTACCGTATTCTGCGTAAAGGTGAAGTGCGTGTGAACAAGAAACGGATCAAGCCTGAATATAAATTACAACCCGGTGATGTTATCCGGATCCCACCTGTGACATTACCGCAGAGCGATACGCCACAAGAACCATTGAGTACCAAACTGGAAAAAGTATCGGAATTAGAGCAGTGTATTTTATTTGAAGATGATGCGTTACTCGTGCTGAACAAGCCCTCGGGTACTGCCGTTCACGGTGGAAGTGGGTTAAAGTTTGGCGTGATAGAAGCATTACGGGCACTTCGGCCGCAAGCCCGTTTTCTGGAATTGGTTCATCGAATTGACCGAGATACTTCGGGCATCCTGTTGGTCGCGAAAAAGCGCTCAGCTCTTCGTCATTTACAAGCTCAGTTTCGGGATAAGTCAGTTCAGAAGTACTACAACGCTCTTGTGATGGGGCGGTGGGAAGCTAAATGCCGGAAAATCAATGCACCTCTGTTAAAAAACGAAGTCAATAGTATTGTTCGAGTGAATCCGCAAGGGAAGGCTTCAGAAACTCGTTTTAAAGTTATCGAAGTATTTTCTCAGGCAACATTAATTCAGGCGAGTCCCGTGACTGGCCGGACTCACCAGATTCGAGTGCATACGCAATATGCAGGCCATCCGATTGCTTGGGATGACCGCTATGGCGATCCCCGCTTTGATGCCTATACCGGGAAATTAGGACTGAATCGGCTCTTTTTACACGCGGCACAGATACGTTTTATTCATCCAACGAGCGGTGAAACGATGGAAATTGTGGCACCGATGGAGAAGAAGCTTGAGAGAGTGTTGGCACAGCTACGTTCATAG
- the rpmF gene encoding 50S ribosomal protein L32: MAVQQNRKTRSKRGMRRSHDALTTAALSVDATSGETHLRHNVTADGYYRGKKVINK; this comes from the coding sequence ATGGCCGTACAACAAAACCGTAAAACACGTTCTAAGCGTGGTATGCGTCGTTCACATGATGCGTTGACTACAGCTGCTTTGTCTGTAGATGCAACTTCAGGTGAAACTCACCTACGTCACAATGTAACCGCAGATGGTTACTACCGTGGCAAAAAGGTAATCAACAAGTAA